The proteins below are encoded in one region of Sphingobacterium sp. R2:
- the lepA gene encoding translation elongation factor 4, translating to MKHIRNFCIIAHIDHGKSTLADRLLEYTNTISQREAQAQLLDNMDLERERGITIKSHAIQMNYKKDGQEYILNLIDTPGHVDFSYEVSRSIAACEGALLIVDASQGIQAQTISNLYLALEHDLEIIPILNKMDLPGAMPEEVKDQIVDLIGGDRNAIIPASGKTGLGVPDILEAIVERIPHPVGDPDGPLQALIFDSVFNSFRGIMAYFKVENGEIRKGDRVKFVATGKEYFADEIGTLKLNQVPKEVIKTGDVGYIISGIKEAREVKVGDTITHKDRPCSEAIQGFEEVKPMVFAGIYPVDTEDYEELRESMHRLQLNDASLVFEPESSAALGFGFRCGFLGMLHMEIIQERLEREFDMTVITTVPNVSYKAYMTKDKEEVIVHNPSDLPDPSKLDSIEEPYIKANIITKSDFVGPIMSLCIQKRGTIMNQHYLTSDRVELVFEMPMGEIVFDFYDKLKTISKGYASFDYHQIGYRKSDLVKLDIRLNDEPVDALSSLIHRSNAYDFGKKICEKLKELLPRQQFEIRIQASIGAKIIARETISALRKDVTAKCYGGDISRKRKLLEKQKKGKKRMRQVGNVEIPQSAFMAVLKLD from the coding sequence ATGAAGCACATTCGTAATTTCTGTATTATTGCGCATATTGACCATGGCAAAAGTACTTTGGCAGACCGCCTTTTAGAGTATACCAATACCATCAGTCAGCGTGAAGCACAGGCACAATTACTTGATAATATGGATTTGGAACGTGAACGTGGTATTACAATCAAGAGTCACGCCATCCAAATGAATTATAAAAAAGATGGTCAGGAGTATATCCTGAATCTGATCGATACCCCAGGACACGTGGATTTTTCCTATGAGGTTTCGCGTTCAATTGCAGCCTGTGAAGGTGCTTTACTGATCGTGGATGCCTCTCAAGGTATTCAGGCACAAACTATTTCAAATTTATATCTGGCGTTGGAACATGATCTGGAAATCATTCCGATCCTCAACAAAATGGATCTTCCCGGTGCTATGCCGGAAGAAGTAAAAGATCAGATTGTGGATTTAATCGGTGGTGACCGCAATGCGATTATTCCTGCATCTGGTAAAACAGGTCTTGGTGTTCCGGATATTTTGGAAGCTATTGTGGAGCGTATTCCACATCCGGTGGGTGATCCTGATGGACCTTTGCAAGCCTTGATTTTTGACTCTGTTTTCAACTCATTCCGAGGAATCATGGCTTATTTTAAAGTTGAAAATGGTGAAATTCGTAAAGGTGACCGCGTGAAATTTGTTGCTACTGGAAAAGAATATTTTGCCGATGAAATTGGTACGCTGAAGTTGAATCAAGTACCCAAAGAAGTTATTAAGACCGGTGATGTAGGTTATATTATCTCTGGTATCAAGGAGGCACGTGAAGTGAAAGTGGGGGATACCATTACGCATAAAGATCGTCCTTGTTCTGAAGCTATCCAAGGGTTTGAAGAGGTGAAGCCGATGGTCTTTGCGGGTATTTATCCCGTCGATACCGAAGATTACGAGGAGTTGCGTGAATCGATGCACCGTTTGCAGCTGAACGATGCTTCTTTGGTGTTTGAACCAGAGTCGTCAGCAGCGCTGGGTTTCGGCTTCCGTTGTGGTTTCTTGGGGATGCTTCACATGGAGATTATTCAGGAACGCCTGGAGCGTGAGTTTGATATGACCGTTATCACGACAGTTCCCAACGTATCGTATAAGGCCTATATGACTAAAGATAAAGAGGAGGTGATCGTCCATAATCCTTCTGATCTACCTGATCCAAGTAAATTGGATTCAATTGAAGAACCCTATATCAAAGCTAATATTATTACGAAATCGGATTTCGTAGGACCAATCATGTCACTTTGTATCCAGAAACGTGGTACGATTATGAACCAGCATTATTTGACTTCAGATCGTGTTGAATTGGTTTTTGAGATGCCAATGGGAGAAATTGTATTTGATTTTTATGATAAGTTGAAAACAATATCAAAGGGTTATGCTTCATTCGACTACCATCAGATCGGTTACCGTAAGTCAGATTTGGTCAAATTAGATATCCGCCTGAACGATGAGCCAGTTGATGCTTTATCTTCGTTGATTCACCGCAGCAATGCTTACGATTTTGGTAAAAAGATTTGTGAAAAGTTGAAAGAACTTTTGCCACGCCAACAATTTGAAATTCGTATCCAAGCGTCAATCGGTGCAAAAATTATCGCACGGGAGACGATCTCAGCTTTACGTAAAGATGTTACGGCAAAATGCTATGGTGGTGATATCTCCCGGAAGCGTAAGCTTTTGGAAAAGCAAAAGAAAGGTAAGAAACGCATGCGTCAGGTTGGGAACGTAGAGATTCCGCAATCTGCATTTATGGCGGTATTGAAATTAGATTAA
- a CDS encoding radical SAM protein gives MEKLKVSKYIAITDYINEYNRLIYSFITEKMLLINDEVYTKLKENNLDFGEQTVNKFIEAGILVDANLNELENIIRENKRVVTNRNVFSFTIFPSSNCQLGCHYCGQVHSPGKVDKNVYADILAHIEKGVAQPEKNHLSIGWFGGEPLLGMSVIEELSPDLRRIAERNGCSYSARITTNGLLFNRVYLGKLIEHDVRDITISLDGTAKSHDLRRPTKGDGPSFDTIMKNLADVLHYYDIEKEQIDIQLRINVDRYNQDDVFPLLDLLAERQFQNKIKRFDIAPIHAWGNDAHLRSNTIQEFADFKIDCYIKLMELGFMTNVPLPGRVKVICQAVTDDALYMQTDGYLYDCSELPLVPADAAAKKLGHIKAVDLLQVEDRNYSSWNDEILDGKFPCTDCRILPICGGGCPKSWKDGHIPCPDYKYNIEDMLALAYLSHSNSELFQNASV, from the coding sequence ATGGAAAAACTAAAAGTTTCAAAATATATCGCAATAACGGATTATATTAATGAATATAATCGTTTAATATATAGCTTTATTACTGAAAAAATGTTGCTAATTAACGACGAAGTCTATACAAAGCTAAAAGAGAACAATCTAGATTTCGGTGAGCAGACGGTTAATAAATTTATCGAAGCAGGAATTCTCGTAGATGCCAATTTAAATGAATTGGAAAACATAATAAGAGAAAACAAACGAGTCGTGACAAACAGGAATGTTTTTTCGTTTACTATTTTCCCTTCTTCGAATTGTCAGCTTGGATGTCATTATTGCGGGCAAGTGCATAGTCCAGGAAAAGTAGACAAAAACGTATACGCAGATATTTTGGCGCATATCGAGAAGGGTGTCGCGCAACCTGAAAAAAATCATTTATCGATTGGTTGGTTCGGAGGAGAACCGCTTCTTGGGATGAGTGTTATCGAAGAGCTATCTCCTGATTTGAGAAGAATTGCTGAAAGAAATGGCTGTAGCTATTCTGCCAGAATTACTACGAATGGGCTCCTTTTTAATAGGGTATATCTTGGAAAGCTTATAGAACACGATGTCAGGGACATTACTATTTCACTTGATGGAACCGCCAAATCCCATGATCTGAGAAGACCCACAAAGGGAGATGGTCCTTCTTTTGATACCATTATGAAGAATTTAGCAGATGTACTTCATTATTATGACATTGAAAAAGAACAAATAGATATTCAATTGAGGATCAATGTAGACAGATATAATCAAGATGATGTATTTCCTTTATTAGATCTATTAGCTGAACGCCAATTCCAAAATAAAATTAAACGATTTGACATCGCTCCTATCCACGCTTGGGGAAATGATGCGCATTTAAGAAGCAATACCATTCAAGAATTTGCTGATTTTAAAATTGATTGTTACATTAAATTGATGGAGTTAGGGTTCATGACTAATGTTCCCTTACCGGGACGTGTAAAAGTCATCTGTCAGGCTGTTACCGATGATGCCCTTTATATGCAAACCGATGGTTACTTATACGATTGTAGTGAGTTGCCACTGGTACCAGCTGATGCAGCAGCTAAGAAACTCGGGCACATTAAAGCTGTAGATTTACTACAGGTTGAGGATCGGAATTACTCAAGTTGGAATGATGAAATATTGGATGGAAAATTTCCATGTACTGATTGCAGGATTTTACCGATTTGCGGAGGAGGCTGTCCTAAATCATGGAAAGATGGCCATATCCCCTGCCCAGATTATAAATATAACATTGAGGACATGTTAGCGCTTGCTTATCTAAGCCATTCAAATAGTGA
- a CDS encoding bifunctional 5,10-methylenetetrahydrofolate dehydrogenase/5,10-methenyltetrahydrofolate cyclohydrolase, whose amino-acid sequence MNLLDGKLVSEKIKEQIALDAAEFTTQTGRRPHLVAILVGNDGGSETYVASKMRNCQLVGFESTNIRYDENITEDELIAKVKEINQDESIDGLIVQLPLPKHIDPDKVTEAIDYRKDVDGFHPINLGRMQRNLPCFIPATPYGIMLMLEYYKIDTAGKHAVVVGRSNIVGSPMSILLARNSNPGNCTVTLTHSRTKDLKAEVLRGDIVVAAIGKKNFVTADMVKDGAVVIDVGINREVSTETKSGFKLYGDVDFENVAPKASWITPVPGGVGLMTIVGLLKNTLEAAKGTVYPKQ is encoded by the coding sequence ATGAATCTATTAGATGGTAAACTAGTTTCCGAAAAAATTAAAGAGCAAATTGCGTTAGATGCGGCTGAATTTACTACACAGACTGGCCGTAGGCCCCATCTGGTTGCTATCCTTGTGGGGAATGATGGTGGTAGCGAAACCTATGTAGCTAGCAAAATGCGCAACTGTCAACTAGTCGGCTTTGAATCAACAAACATTCGTTATGACGAAAACATAACAGAGGATGAATTGATCGCTAAGGTCAAAGAAATCAATCAGGATGAGTCTATCGATGGTTTGATTGTTCAGTTGCCTTTACCAAAACATATTGATCCGGATAAAGTTACCGAAGCAATTGATTACCGCAAAGATGTGGATGGTTTCCACCCGATCAACCTCGGTCGCATGCAACGTAATCTTCCTTGTTTTATTCCAGCTACACCATATGGTATTATGCTGATGTTGGAGTATTATAAGATCGATACCGCAGGAAAGCACGCTGTAGTGGTTGGAAGAAGCAATATCGTGGGATCCCCCATGAGTATCTTACTGGCTCGTAATTCCAATCCAGGTAATTGTACAGTGACATTAACACATAGTCGCACAAAAGATCTTAAAGCGGAAGTTTTGCGTGGAGACATCGTTGTTGCAGCAATTGGTAAGAAAAATTTTGTTACTGCAGACATGGTTAAAGACGGTGCAGTAGTGATCGATGTAGGTATCAATAGAGAAGTTTCTACAGAAACTAAATCTGGATTTAAGTTATATGGGGATGTTGATTTTGAAAATGTCGCTCCTAAAGCGTCGTGGATTACACCCGTACCTGGAGGAGTTGGGCTAATGACTATCGTGGGTTTATTGAAAAATAC
- a CDS encoding pyridoxal phosphate-dependent aminotransferase: MSTSSYLSDRINNLSESATLKMTKLGRELAAKGVNVISLSVGEPDFNTPEHVKDAAKKALDENWTRYSPVPGYPELRQAIVNKLKTENNLDYDISQIVVSTGAKQSLSNVILTLINPGDEVIIPTPYWVSYSEMVVLAEGKSVFINTEIDNNFKITPAQLEAAITPRTKLFMFSSPNNPTGTVYSKDELAALAEVFEKHPQVFILSDEIYEHINFVDKHESIAQFESIKDRVIIINGFSKAFAMTGWRLGYIAANKTIAAANDKLQGQTTSGTCSISQRAGIVAYEQGLQSVNKMKEAFARRRQLVYDLLSEIPGVRTNLPEGAFYFFPEISSFFGKKDQDGNVIKNSSDLALYLLNVGHVATVGGDSFGNDNYIRLSYAASDESLIEALKRIKEALGKLA, from the coding sequence ATGAGCACATCATCATACTTATCAGACAGGATAAATAATTTGTCCGAATCGGCTACACTTAAAATGACCAAGTTGGGCCGCGAATTAGCAGCAAAAGGCGTTAATGTAATTAGCCTTAGCGTAGGTGAACCTGATTTCAACACGCCTGAGCACGTAAAAGATGCAGCGAAGAAAGCCCTAGATGAAAACTGGACGCGTTATTCGCCTGTACCGGGATACCCTGAATTGCGCCAGGCAATTGTAAACAAGTTGAAGACAGAAAACAATTTAGATTATGATATTTCTCAAATTGTTGTTTCAACAGGTGCAAAACAAAGCCTGTCTAATGTGATTTTGACTTTGATCAACCCTGGTGATGAGGTAATTATCCCAACACCTTATTGGGTATCATACTCTGAAATGGTCGTTTTAGCAGAAGGAAAATCGGTATTTATCAATACAGAAATCGACAATAACTTTAAGATTACACCAGCGCAATTGGAAGCGGCAATTACACCAAGAACCAAATTGTTCATGTTCTCTTCGCCAAACAACCCTACCGGAACAGTTTATAGCAAAGATGAGTTGGCTGCATTAGCCGAAGTTTTCGAAAAACATCCACAGGTATTTATCTTATCGGATGAAATATACGAACACATCAACTTTGTAGACAAACACGAATCCATCGCACAATTTGAAAGCATTAAAGATAGAGTGATCATCATCAATGGTTTTTCAAAAGCATTTGCAATGACGGGATGGCGTTTAGGTTATATCGCTGCTAACAAAACCATTGCCGCCGCAAATGATAAGTTACAAGGACAGACAACCTCAGGTACCTGTTCAATTTCTCAACGTGCGGGTATCGTTGCTTATGAACAAGGATTACAATCTGTCAACAAAATGAAAGAAGCGTTCGCTCGTCGTCGCCAATTGGTATACGATCTATTGAGTGAAATCCCTGGCGTAAGAACAAATCTACCAGAAGGTGCATTCTATTTTTTCCCAGAAATCTCTTCTTTCTTTGGTAAAAAAGACCAAGATGGTAATGTCATTAAAAACTCATCTGATTTGGCTTTGTACTTATTGAATGTTGGTCACGTAGCCACTGTAGGTGGAGATTCATTTGGTAACGACAACTACATCCGTTTGTCCTATGCAGCTTCAGATGAAAGTTTGATCGAAGCTTTAAAAAGAATCAAAGAAGCATTAGGCAAATTAGCATAA
- a CDS encoding M3 family metallopeptidase: protein MSILTEKFKTQHDTAPFSQIKNEDYIPAFDEAIQKTKDEVDAIVNNPETATFDNTIAAMSYSGQTLDRLSNIFFNLHSAETNADLEKIAQDVAPKLSALGNDITLNFDLFKRVKAVYDQKDQLTLTAEQTTLLEKSYKDFVRNGALLNDEQKEKLREIDAELSLLKLKFGENVLAETNAYQLLVTDEKDLAGLPEDAVEAAHALAKANEKEGWLFTLDFPSYLPFVTYADNRELRKEITLAAGRKAFQDNEHNNVENVLKIVKLRFERAKLLGYATHADFVLAERMAQNPSKVTEFLNDLLGKAKPAAVKEFAELSQFAKNLNGIDQLEKWDGAYYAEKLKQERFNLDDEKLKPYFKLENVLHGAFEVAHRLFGINFKEVDTIDTYHEEVQTFEVSKDNGELVAIFYADFFPRKGKRNGAWMTSFKPQYIQDGKQERPHVSIVCNFTRPTASKPSLLTFQEVTTLFHEFGHALHGMLADSTYPTLSGTSVYWDFVELPSQVMENWCYEKEALELFAKHYETGEVIPMELVEKIRESASFLEGMATMRQLSFGLLDMGWHGQDPTSISDLKAFEDEQFASTKLYPDVKENAMSTAFSHIFNGGYSSGYYSYKWAEVLDADAFDYFKQNGIFNKEIATKFKDNILSRGGTEHPMVLYKRFRGQEPSVEPLLKRAGLIK from the coding sequence ATGAGTATTTTAACAGAGAAATTTAAAACGCAGCACGACACGGCTCCGTTTTCACAGATAAAAAACGAAGATTATATTCCCGCATTTGATGAAGCTATTCAGAAGACAAAAGATGAAGTCGATGCTATCGTCAACAATCCCGAAACGGCAACTTTCGACAATACAATCGCTGCTATGTCCTACTCTGGACAGACACTAGATCGTTTGTCCAATATCTTTTTCAATCTCCATTCCGCTGAAACCAATGCTGATCTCGAAAAGATCGCACAGGATGTTGCCCCAAAACTATCTGCTTTAGGCAATGATATCACCTTAAATTTTGATCTTTTCAAAAGGGTTAAGGCTGTATACGATCAGAAGGACCAACTGACATTGACGGCAGAGCAAACCACCTTATTAGAAAAATCCTATAAGGATTTTGTACGCAACGGCGCACTTTTAAATGATGAACAGAAAGAAAAACTCCGCGAAATAGATGCCGAGCTATCACTTTTAAAATTGAAATTCGGGGAGAATGTCCTGGCCGAAACCAATGCCTATCAACTGTTGGTAACAGACGAAAAAGATCTTGCTGGACTTCCGGAGGATGCTGTAGAAGCTGCCCATGCTTTGGCTAAAGCCAACGAAAAAGAAGGCTGGCTTTTTACCCTGGATTTCCCGAGCTATCTTCCTTTTGTCACTTATGCCGACAATCGAGAACTTCGCAAAGAAATTACCCTCGCCGCAGGCCGCAAAGCTTTTCAGGACAACGAGCACAACAACGTGGAAAATGTCCTTAAAATTGTAAAACTTCGCTTCGAACGGGCTAAATTATTAGGCTACGCCACCCATGCAGACTTTGTCCTTGCCGAACGTATGGCACAAAATCCAAGCAAAGTCACCGAATTCCTAAACGACCTACTTGGAAAAGCGAAACCAGCAGCAGTGAAAGAGTTTGCAGAATTATCCCAATTTGCAAAAAACTTGAATGGCATAGACCAATTGGAAAAATGGGATGGTGCTTATTATGCCGAAAAGCTGAAACAAGAACGCTTTAATTTGGACGATGAAAAGCTCAAACCCTATTTCAAACTCGAAAATGTCTTACATGGTGCATTTGAAGTGGCTCATCGTTTGTTTGGCATCAACTTTAAAGAAGTCGATACAATAGATACCTACCACGAAGAAGTACAAACATTTGAAGTCAGTAAAGACAATGGTGAATTAGTAGCTATCTTCTATGCCGATTTCTTCCCGCGTAAAGGCAAGAGAAATGGGGCATGGATGACCTCTTTCAAACCACAGTACATTCAAGATGGTAAACAAGAACGTCCTCATGTCTCTATTGTTTGCAATTTTACGCGTCCTACAGCTTCAAAACCTTCGTTGTTGACCTTTCAGGAAGTGACAACATTATTTCACGAATTTGGACACGCCCTACATGGTATGCTCGCTGACAGCACTTACCCTACACTATCTGGAACATCTGTGTATTGGGATTTTGTCGAGTTACCGAGTCAGGTGATGGAAAACTGGTGCTATGAAAAAGAAGCCCTTGAGCTATTTGCCAAACACTATGAAACTGGCGAAGTGATCCCGATGGAACTAGTCGAAAAGATCCGCGAAAGCGCTTCCTTTCTTGAGGGGATGGCGACTATGCGCCAACTGAGCTTTGGGCTATTGGATATGGGCTGGCATGGACAGGATCCAACTTCTATCTCGGATCTGAAAGCATTCGAAGACGAACAGTTTGCCTCAACAAAACTCTATCCCGATGTCAAGGAAAATGCCATGAGTACAGCATTCTCCCATATTTTCAATGGTGGTTATTCTTCGGGCTATTACAGCTATAAATGGGCGGAAGTACTGGATGCAGATGCATTTGACTACTTTAAACAAAACGGTATTTTCAATAAGGAAATCGCAACCAAATTTAAGGATAATATACTTTCGAGAGGCGGCACAGAACATCCAATGGTTCTTTACAAACGGTTCCGCGGACAAGAACCTTCGGTAGAACCTTTATTGAAAAGAGCTGGGTTGATCAAATAA
- a CDS encoding cation diffusion facilitator family transporter yields MSRQSRLVLLSLFTGIGLMVVKFFAYFLTDSSAIFTDAAESIVNVVASGFAFYSIYLSAQPRDENHPYGHGKVEFFSVFLEGGLIFIAGAIILAKACYNLFFPAALTHLEQGIYLIGITSVINFAVGFYIMKRGRALGSITLVADGKHLQVDAYSTIGLILGLLLMRLTGFQWIDVVISIILGLFILFNGYKLLRQSIGGLMDESDTALVQDVVEILEQNRKDEWIDVHNLRVQRYGNELHVDCHLTLPSYLDLIQVHDEISAVDKIVNKEMSVRTEFFVHADPCLPQCCQYCQVDNCPIRSEQFRERISWDTENVTRNQKHFLYAIAE; encoded by the coding sequence ATGTCAAGACAAAGTAGATTGGTCTTATTATCGCTTTTCACCGGGATAGGTTTGATGGTCGTGAAGTTTTTTGCTTATTTTTTAACAGATTCCAGTGCAATCTTTACAGATGCTGCGGAAAGTATCGTTAATGTGGTCGCTTCTGGTTTTGCATTTTATAGTATTTATCTTTCAGCGCAGCCAAGGGATGAGAATCATCCTTATGGACATGGTAAAGTGGAGTTCTTCTCTGTATTTTTAGAAGGTGGACTTATTTTTATAGCTGGCGCGATAATATTAGCCAAAGCCTGTTACAATCTTTTTTTTCCCGCAGCGTTAACACATCTTGAACAAGGGATTTATCTGATAGGCATTACATCTGTGATCAATTTTGCAGTGGGATTCTATATCATGAAGCGTGGCCGTGCATTAGGATCCATTACTTTGGTGGCAGATGGAAAACATTTACAGGTAGATGCCTATAGCACGATCGGATTGATATTGGGTTTGTTGCTGATGAGATTGACAGGTTTCCAATGGATCGATGTTGTTATTTCCATTATACTGGGGCTTTTTATTCTCTTCAACGGTTATAAATTGCTTCGTCAGTCGATCGGAGGATTAATGGATGAATCGGATACAGCGCTCGTACAGGATGTCGTCGAAATCTTGGAGCAGAATCGGAAAGATGAATGGATTGATGTTCATAATCTTCGTGTACAGCGCTATGGAAATGAGCTTCACGTTGATTGCCATCTTACACTTCCTAGTTATCTCGATCTCATTCAGGTACACGATGAAATCTCCGCTGTGGATAAAATTGTCAATAAAGAGATGTCGGTGCGGACTGAGTTTTTTGTTCATGCCGATCCTTGTCTCCCGCAGTGCTGCCAATATTGTCAGGTCGACAATTGCCCGATTCGTTCGGAGCAATTCCGAGAACGTATTTCTTGGGATACAGAAAATGTTACGCGGAATCAAAAACATTTTTTATATGCTATTGCCGAATAG